Proteins co-encoded in one Cricetulus griseus strain 17A/GY chromosome 1 unlocalized genomic scaffold, alternate assembly CriGri-PICRH-1.0 chr1_1, whole genome shotgun sequence genomic window:
- the Kiaa0232 gene encoding uncharacterized protein KIAA0232 homolog isoform X6 has product MCPVSTVVVDGLPSESTSSSYPGPVSVSDMSLLHALGPVQTWLGQELEKCGIDAMIYSRYILSLLLHDSYDYDLQEQENDILGWEKGAYKKWGRSKKKSSDLTLEEMKKQAAVQCLRSASDESSGIETLVEELCCRLKDLQSEQEEKIHKKLEGSPSPEAELSPTAKDQVEMYYEAFPPLSEKPVCLQEIMTVWNKSKPCSHSSSSSSSTAPPASTDTSSPKDCNSESEAIRERSTAASIPIHEKAQSRSRHEKENKLSNGTIEEKPALYKKQIRHKPEGKIRPRSWSSGSSEAGSSSSGNQGELKASMKYVKVRHKAREIRNKKGRNGQSRLSLKHCEKAERSVHAGSSSSSSSSGSIRQLCKRGKRPAKETGRSDPGNTAVKDLYVESRNNKEYKEEPLWYTEPIAEYFVPLSRKSKLETTYRNREDTSALTAEAVEDLSESVHGLCISNSNIHRTYLAAGTFIDGHFVEMPAVINEDIDLAGTSLCSLPEDNKYLDDIHLSELTHFYEVDIDQSMLDPGASETMQGESRILNMIRQKSKENTDFEAECCIVLDGMELQGERAIWTDSTSSVGAEGFFLQDLGNLAQFWECCSSSSGDADGESFGGDSPVRLSPILDSTILSSHVLAGNQEPFSNINEGSGINSCFSVFEVQCSNSVLPFSFETLNLGSEPTDSSANILGKTQSRLLIWTKNSAFEENEHCSNLSTRTCSPWSHSEEARSDNETLNIQFEESTQFTAEDINYVVPRVSSDYVDEELLDFLQDEACQQNSRTLGEIPTLVFKKRSKLESVCGIQLEQKAENKNFETTQACSESSPHGDGYSSGVIKDIWTKMADRNSVAAVETERTGEELFSTDVNNYCCCLDTDAKIEALQEPSRAVQRSEYHLWEGQKENLEKRAFISSELSKVDGGDYTTPSKPWDVAQDKENTFILGGVYGELKTFNSDGEWAVVPPGHTKGSLLQCAASDVVTIAGTDVFMTPGNSFAPGHRQLWKPFVSFEQNDMPKSGENGLNKGFSFIFHEDLLGACSNFQVEDPGLEYSFSSFDLSNPFSQVLHVECSFEPEGIASFSPSFKPKSILCSDSDSEVFHPRICGVDRTQYRAIRISPRTHFRPISASELSPGGGSESEFESERDEANIPIPSQIDVFEDPQADLKPLEEDAEKEGHYYGKLELESGKFLPRLKKSGMEKSAQTSLDSQEEATGILPVGKQNQCLECNFNESLEINLESSAVNCKIMAQCEEEINDFCSCKAGCQFPACEDNPVSSGQLEEFPVLNTDVQEVTRDQEKQSWWEKALYSPLFPSSECEGVFCL; this is encoded by the exons AGCTCCGGAATTGAGACTTTAGTAGAGGAACTCTGCTGCAGACTGAAAGACCTACAGAGTGAGCAAG AAGAGAAGATTCACAAAAAGTTAGAGGGGTCTCCCTCTCCAGAGGCAGAATTGTCCCCTACAGCAAAGGATCAAGTGGAAAT GTACTATGAAGCATTCCCACCGCTTTCTGAGAAACCGGTTTGCCTGCAAGAGATCATGACTGTGTGGAACAAATCCAAACCCTGTTCTCACTCTAGCTCCTCTTCATCATCCACAGCCCCACCAGCAAGCACAGATACATCTTCTCCAAAGGACTGTAATAGTGAGAGTGAAGCCATCAGAGAAAGAAGCACTGCAGCCTCCATCCCCATACATGAGAAAGCCCAGAGCAGGAGCAGACATGAGAAGGAGAACAAGTTGAGCAATGGCACCATCGAAGAAAAGCCTGCCTTGTACAAAAAGCAGATCCGACACAAACCCGAAGGGAAGATTCGCCCTCGCTCATGGTCATCTGGTTCTAGTGAAGCAGGCTCAAGTTCAAGTGGTAATCAGGGAGAATTAAAAGCATCCATGAAGTATGTTAAAGTCAGACACAAGGCACGAGAAATTCGAAACAAAAAAGGGCGGAATGGGCAAAGCAGGCTGTCACTTAAACATtgtgagaaggcagagagaagtgtCCATGcaggtagcagcagcagcagcagtagcagtggGTCCATCAGGCAGCTGTGCAAGCGGGGTAAAAGACCAGCAaaggagacagggaggagtgacCCCGGTAACACTGCCGTGAAAGACCTATATGTGGAGAGCAGAAACAACAAAGAATACAAGGAAGAGCCACTGTGGTACACGGAACCCATTGCTGAATATTTTGTCCCTTTGAGTagaaaaagcaaactagaaaCCACATACCGAAACAGGGAAGATACAAGTGCTCTGACAGCAGAGGCAGTGGAAGACTTGTCTGAATCTGTGCATGGTTTGTGTATCAGCAACAGTAATATCCATAGAACATACCTCGCAGCAGGTACTTTTATTGATGGTCATTTTGTAGAAATGCCTGCAGTTATAAATGAGGATATTGACCTCGCTGGGACCTCATTATGTTCTCTACCAGAGGATAATAAATACCTGGATGATATTCATCTATCAGAACTAACACACTTCTATGAAGTGGATATTGATCAATCCATGTTGGATCCTGGTGCCTCAGAAACAATGCAAGGAGAAAGTCGGATTTTGAATATGATTCGACAAAAAAGCAAGGAGAATACAGATTTTGAGGCAGAATGTTGCATAGTGTTAGATGGTATGGAGTTGCAAGGGGAACGTGCAATATGGACAGATTCTACCAGCTCAGTGGGTGCTGAGGGCTTCTTTCTGCAAGACCTTGGCAATCTGGCTCAATTTTGGGAGTGTTGTTCATCTAGTTCTGGTGATGCTGATGGAGAGAGTTTTGGAGGAGACTCTCCAGTTAGACTTTCTCCTATCTTGGATAGCACGATACTTAGTTCACACGTGCTTGCTGGCAATCAAGAGCCCTTTTCCAATATTAATGAAGGATCTGGTATAAACTCTTGTTTTTCAGTATTTGAAGTGCAATGCAGTAATTCtgttttaccattttcttttgaaacactTAACTTGGGAAGTGAACCTACAGATTCTAGTGCTAATATTCTGGGGAAAACACAGTCTAGATTGCTAATATGGACCAAAAATAGTGCCTTTGAAGAAAACGAACACTGTTCTAATCTTTCAACAAGAACTTGTAGCCCATGGTCCCATTCAGAAGAAGCACGCTCAGACAACGAGACACTAAACATTCAGTTTGAAGAATCAACACAGTTTACTGCGGAAGATATTAATTATGTAGTTCCCAGAGTCTCGTCAGATTATGTAGATGAAGAACTTCTAGATTTTTTGCAGGATGAAGCTTGCCAGCAAAACAGTAGAACTTTAGGAGAAATTCCTACTTTAGTTTTCAAAAAAAGATCTAAGCTAGAATCTGTGTGTGGTATTCAGCTAGAACAAAAGGCAGAAAACAAGAACTTTGAAACTACACAGGCATGTAGTGAAAGCAGTCCACATGGAGATGGCTACAGCTCAGGGGTTATTAAAGACATTTGGACAAAGATGGCAGATAGGAATTCTGTGGCTGcagtagaaacagaaagaactggGGAGGAGTTATTTTCCACAGATGTAAATAACTACTGCTGCTGTTTGGACACTGATGCTAAGATAGAAGCCCTTCAGGAGCCTAGTAGGGCTGTGCAGAGATCAGAGTATCATCTCtgggagggacagaaggagaaCTTGGAAAAAAGAGCATTTATCTCTAGTGAACTGTCCAAGGTGGATGGTGGAGATTACACCACACCCTCTAAACCTTGGGATGTGGCCCAAGATAAAGAGAACACATTCATTCTTGGAGGAGTTTATGGAGAACTCAAAACGTTCAACAGCGATGGGGAGTGGGCAGTTGTACCACCTGGTCACACAAAAGGGAGTTTGTTACAATGTGCAGCCTCTGATGTAGTGACAATAGCTGGTACAGATGTCTTTATGACCCCTGGAAACAGCTTTGCTCCTGGTCACAGGCAGCTCTGGAAGCCCTTTGTGTCATTTGAACAGAATGATATGCCGAAGAGTGGGGAAAATGGATTAAACAAgggattttcttttatcttccatGAAGACTTGCTAGGAGCCTGCAGTAACTTTCAAGTTGAAGATCCTGGGCTTGAATATTCATTCTCTTCCTTTGACCTAAGCAATCCATTCTCACAAGTTCTCCACGTAGAGTGTTCATTTGAACCAGAAGGGATTGCATCTTTCAGCCCCAGTTTTAAACCGAAATCAATCCTTTGCTCTGATTCAGACAGTGAAGTTTTTCACCCCAGAATATGTGGTGTTGACAGGACACAGTACAGGGCTATACGAATCTCTCCTCGGACTCACTTTCGCCCAATTTCTGCATCTGAACTATCCCCTGGAGGAGGAAGTGAGTCAGAGTTTGAATCTGAGAGAGATGAAGCAAATATTCCCATTCCTTCTCAAATTGATGTATTTGAAGACCCGCAAGCAGATCTCAAACCTTTAgaagaagatgcagagaaggaaggccACTACTATGGGAAATTAGAGCTTGAGTCTGGGAAATTCCTGCCCAGGTTAAAAAAGTCTGGAATGGAAAAGAGTGCTCAGACATCACTGGATTCCCAGGAGGAGGCAACAGGGATTCTGCCAGTGGGAAAACAAAATCAGTGTTTGGAATGTAACTTTAATGAATCTCTGGAAATAAATTTAGAAAGCTCAGCAGTAAACTGTAAAATAATGGCACAATGTGAAGAGGAAATCAATGATTTTTGCAGTTGCAAAGCAGGTTGTCAGTTCCCTGCTTGTGAAGATAATCCAGTGTCTTCAGGACAACTGGAAGAG TTTCCTGTACTGAACACTGATGTGCAAGAAGTGACAAGAGATCAAGAAAAGCAGAGCTGGTGGGAAAAAGCCTTGTActctcctctttttccctcaTCAGAGTGTGAAG GTGTCTTCTGTTTATGA
- the Kiaa0232 gene encoding uncharacterized protein KIAA0232 homolog isoform X5 yields the protein MCPVSTVVVDGLPSESTSSSYPGPVSVSDMSLLHALGPVQTWLGQELEKCGIDAMIYSRYILSLLLHDSYDYDLQEQENDILGWEKGAYKKWGRSKKKSSDLTLEEMKKQAAVQCLRSASDESSGIETLVEELCCRLKDLQSEQEEKIHKKLEGSPSPEAELSPTAKDQVEMYYEAFPPLSEKPVCLQEIMTVWNKSKPCSHSSSSSSSTAPPASTDTSSPKDCNSESEAIRERSTAASIPIHEKAQSRSRHEKENKLSNGTIEEKPALYKKQIRHKPEGKIRPRSWSSGSSEAGSSSSGNQGELKASMKYVKVRHKAREIRNKKGRNGQSRLSLKHCEKAERSVHAGSSSSSSSSGSIRQLCKRGKRPAKETGRSDPGNTAVKDLYVESRNNKEYKEEPLWYTEPIAEYFVPLSRKSKLETTYRNREDTSALTAEAVEDLSESVHGLCISNSNIHRTYLAAGTFIDGHFVEMPAVINEDIDLAGTSLCSLPEDNKYLDDIHLSELTHFYEVDIDQSMLDPGASETMQGESRILNMIRQKSKENTDFEAECCIVLDGMELQGERAIWTDSTSSVGAEGFFLQDLGNLAQFWECCSSSSGDADGESFGGDSPVRLSPILDSTILSSHVLAGNQEPFSNINEGSGINSCFSVFEVQCSNSVLPFSFETLNLGSEPTDSSANILGKTQSRLLIWTKNSAFEENEHCSNLSTRTCSPWSHSEEARSDNETLNIQFEESTQFTAEDINYVVPRVSSDYVDEELLDFLQDEACQQNSRTLGEIPTLVFKKRSKLESVCGIQLEQKAENKNFETTQACSESSPHGDGYSSGVIKDIWTKMADRNSVAAVETERTGEELFSTDVNNYCCCLDTDAKIEALQEPSRAVQRSEYHLWEGQKENLEKRAFISSELSKVDGGDYTTPSKPWDVAQDKENTFILGGVYGELKTFNSDGEWAVVPPGHTKGSLLQCAASDVVTIAGTDVFMTPGNSFAPGHRQLWKPFVSFEQNDMPKSGENGLNKGFSFIFHEDLLGACSNFQVEDPGLEYSFSSFDLSNPFSQVLHVECSFEPEGIASFSPSFKPKSILCSDSDSEVFHPRICGVDRTQYRAIRISPRTHFRPISASELSPGGGSESEFESERDEANIPIPSQIDVFEDPQADLKPLEEDAEKEGHYYGKLELESGKFLPRLKKSGMEKSAQTSLDSQEEATGILPVGKQNQCLECNFNESLEINLESSAVNCKIMAQCEEEINDFCSCKAGCQFPACEDNPVSSGQLEEIGKKENEERSKIPPTTTIFLRFLFPVLNTDVQEVTRDQEKQSWWEKALYSPLFPSSECEGVFCL from the exons AGCTCCGGAATTGAGACTTTAGTAGAGGAACTCTGCTGCAGACTGAAAGACCTACAGAGTGAGCAAG AAGAGAAGATTCACAAAAAGTTAGAGGGGTCTCCCTCTCCAGAGGCAGAATTGTCCCCTACAGCAAAGGATCAAGTGGAAAT GTACTATGAAGCATTCCCACCGCTTTCTGAGAAACCGGTTTGCCTGCAAGAGATCATGACTGTGTGGAACAAATCCAAACCCTGTTCTCACTCTAGCTCCTCTTCATCATCCACAGCCCCACCAGCAAGCACAGATACATCTTCTCCAAAGGACTGTAATAGTGAGAGTGAAGCCATCAGAGAAAGAAGCACTGCAGCCTCCATCCCCATACATGAGAAAGCCCAGAGCAGGAGCAGACATGAGAAGGAGAACAAGTTGAGCAATGGCACCATCGAAGAAAAGCCTGCCTTGTACAAAAAGCAGATCCGACACAAACCCGAAGGGAAGATTCGCCCTCGCTCATGGTCATCTGGTTCTAGTGAAGCAGGCTCAAGTTCAAGTGGTAATCAGGGAGAATTAAAAGCATCCATGAAGTATGTTAAAGTCAGACACAAGGCACGAGAAATTCGAAACAAAAAAGGGCGGAATGGGCAAAGCAGGCTGTCACTTAAACATtgtgagaaggcagagagaagtgtCCATGcaggtagcagcagcagcagcagtagcagtggGTCCATCAGGCAGCTGTGCAAGCGGGGTAAAAGACCAGCAaaggagacagggaggagtgacCCCGGTAACACTGCCGTGAAAGACCTATATGTGGAGAGCAGAAACAACAAAGAATACAAGGAAGAGCCACTGTGGTACACGGAACCCATTGCTGAATATTTTGTCCCTTTGAGTagaaaaagcaaactagaaaCCACATACCGAAACAGGGAAGATACAAGTGCTCTGACAGCAGAGGCAGTGGAAGACTTGTCTGAATCTGTGCATGGTTTGTGTATCAGCAACAGTAATATCCATAGAACATACCTCGCAGCAGGTACTTTTATTGATGGTCATTTTGTAGAAATGCCTGCAGTTATAAATGAGGATATTGACCTCGCTGGGACCTCATTATGTTCTCTACCAGAGGATAATAAATACCTGGATGATATTCATCTATCAGAACTAACACACTTCTATGAAGTGGATATTGATCAATCCATGTTGGATCCTGGTGCCTCAGAAACAATGCAAGGAGAAAGTCGGATTTTGAATATGATTCGACAAAAAAGCAAGGAGAATACAGATTTTGAGGCAGAATGTTGCATAGTGTTAGATGGTATGGAGTTGCAAGGGGAACGTGCAATATGGACAGATTCTACCAGCTCAGTGGGTGCTGAGGGCTTCTTTCTGCAAGACCTTGGCAATCTGGCTCAATTTTGGGAGTGTTGTTCATCTAGTTCTGGTGATGCTGATGGAGAGAGTTTTGGAGGAGACTCTCCAGTTAGACTTTCTCCTATCTTGGATAGCACGATACTTAGTTCACACGTGCTTGCTGGCAATCAAGAGCCCTTTTCCAATATTAATGAAGGATCTGGTATAAACTCTTGTTTTTCAGTATTTGAAGTGCAATGCAGTAATTCtgttttaccattttcttttgaaacactTAACTTGGGAAGTGAACCTACAGATTCTAGTGCTAATATTCTGGGGAAAACACAGTCTAGATTGCTAATATGGACCAAAAATAGTGCCTTTGAAGAAAACGAACACTGTTCTAATCTTTCAACAAGAACTTGTAGCCCATGGTCCCATTCAGAAGAAGCACGCTCAGACAACGAGACACTAAACATTCAGTTTGAAGAATCAACACAGTTTACTGCGGAAGATATTAATTATGTAGTTCCCAGAGTCTCGTCAGATTATGTAGATGAAGAACTTCTAGATTTTTTGCAGGATGAAGCTTGCCAGCAAAACAGTAGAACTTTAGGAGAAATTCCTACTTTAGTTTTCAAAAAAAGATCTAAGCTAGAATCTGTGTGTGGTATTCAGCTAGAACAAAAGGCAGAAAACAAGAACTTTGAAACTACACAGGCATGTAGTGAAAGCAGTCCACATGGAGATGGCTACAGCTCAGGGGTTATTAAAGACATTTGGACAAAGATGGCAGATAGGAATTCTGTGGCTGcagtagaaacagaaagaactggGGAGGAGTTATTTTCCACAGATGTAAATAACTACTGCTGCTGTTTGGACACTGATGCTAAGATAGAAGCCCTTCAGGAGCCTAGTAGGGCTGTGCAGAGATCAGAGTATCATCTCtgggagggacagaaggagaaCTTGGAAAAAAGAGCATTTATCTCTAGTGAACTGTCCAAGGTGGATGGTGGAGATTACACCACACCCTCTAAACCTTGGGATGTGGCCCAAGATAAAGAGAACACATTCATTCTTGGAGGAGTTTATGGAGAACTCAAAACGTTCAACAGCGATGGGGAGTGGGCAGTTGTACCACCTGGTCACACAAAAGGGAGTTTGTTACAATGTGCAGCCTCTGATGTAGTGACAATAGCTGGTACAGATGTCTTTATGACCCCTGGAAACAGCTTTGCTCCTGGTCACAGGCAGCTCTGGAAGCCCTTTGTGTCATTTGAACAGAATGATATGCCGAAGAGTGGGGAAAATGGATTAAACAAgggattttcttttatcttccatGAAGACTTGCTAGGAGCCTGCAGTAACTTTCAAGTTGAAGATCCTGGGCTTGAATATTCATTCTCTTCCTTTGACCTAAGCAATCCATTCTCACAAGTTCTCCACGTAGAGTGTTCATTTGAACCAGAAGGGATTGCATCTTTCAGCCCCAGTTTTAAACCGAAATCAATCCTTTGCTCTGATTCAGACAGTGAAGTTTTTCACCCCAGAATATGTGGTGTTGACAGGACACAGTACAGGGCTATACGAATCTCTCCTCGGACTCACTTTCGCCCAATTTCTGCATCTGAACTATCCCCTGGAGGAGGAAGTGAGTCAGAGTTTGAATCTGAGAGAGATGAAGCAAATATTCCCATTCCTTCTCAAATTGATGTATTTGAAGACCCGCAAGCAGATCTCAAACCTTTAgaagaagatgcagagaaggaaggccACTACTATGGGAAATTAGAGCTTGAGTCTGGGAAATTCCTGCCCAGGTTAAAAAAGTCTGGAATGGAAAAGAGTGCTCAGACATCACTGGATTCCCAGGAGGAGGCAACAGGGATTCTGCCAGTGGGAAAACAAAATCAGTGTTTGGAATGTAACTTTAATGAATCTCTGGAAATAAATTTAGAAAGCTCAGCAGTAAACTGTAAAATAATGGCACAATGTGAAGAGGAAATCAATGATTTTTGCAGTTGCAAAGCAGGTTGTCAGTTCCCTGCTTGTGAAGATAATCCAGTGTCTTCAGGACAACTGGAAGAG attgggaagaaagaaaatgaggaaagaagCAAGATCCCACCTACTACTACCATATTCCTTCGCTTTCTA TTTCCTGTACTGAACACTGATGTGCAAGAAGTGACAAGAGATCAAGAAAAGCAGAGCTGGTGGGAAAAAGCCTTGTActctcctctttttccctcaTCAGAGTGTGAAG GTGTCTTCTGTTTATGA